In Fusobacterium massiliense, a single window of DNA contains:
- the glmS gene encoding methylaspartate mutase subunit S, which yields MPKKKVVIGVIGSDCHTIGNKIIHSKLEENDFDVVNIGALSPQIDFINAALETNSDAIIVSSIYGYGELDCQGIREKCKEYGLGDILLYIGGNIGSNNEEWEKTEKRFKEMGFDRAYKPGTPIEKTIEDLKKDLEVE from the coding sequence ATGCCTAAGAAAAAAGTAGTTATAGGAGTAATTGGCTCAGATTGTCATACTATTGGAAATAAAATTATACATTCAAAATTGGAAGAAAATGATTTTGATGTTGTAAATATAGGAGCTTTATCTCCACAAATAGACTTTATAAATGCCGCATTAGAAACAAATTCAGATGCAATAATCGTTTCCTCAATATATGGATATGGAGAATTAGATTGTCAAGGAATTAGAGAAAAATGTAAAGAGTATGGTTTAGGAGATATTTTACTGTATATTGGTGGAAATATCGGTTCAAATAATGAAGAATGGGAAAAAACCGAAAAAAGATTTAAAGAAATGGGATTTGATAGAGCATATAAACCAGGAACACCAATAGAAAAAACTATTGAAGATTTAAAAAAAGATCTTGAAGTGGAGTAG